Below is a genomic region from Drosophila albomicans strain 15112-1751.03 chromosome 2R, ASM965048v2, whole genome shotgun sequence.
aacaaataatatatacattattcTCAACATCATACAGAGTATTGTCTTAGCCAGCAAAAGGTTTTTTATAACCTTTTCTCTGGAAATTGATATACTTAGAAAAAGCTCATTTAATtagcgtatacttaatatgtcTACACATTATAAGCACATATGGGACAGGTTTTGAAAGATAAATTGTTAATCGAATCCCTGATATAAATACTTGGCTGGCACATACTGGAATATCTTGCTAAATCGATCTAGCAGCACCGTGTCAAAGGTCTGAGTCAGCACCGGACGCAACACATCGTAGAGAACACGCCAATTCTCATTGAAAAGCTGATTGGCACTGTCTTCGAGTTCCCGATTGCCACCAAAAAGATTTGTTAGATTTATGCGAACCTTATCTACACGCTTAACATCTGTTTTAATGGCAGTAACATTCATAAAAGTTAAATCCTGCAACTGTATTGGTTTCATCTTCATTCCCAGGAAAAACTCCAAATTATCTGAAAAATGtacgcaacaaaaaaatgagaatTGCATATTGCAACCATTTCGAATTTTCTTACCAATTTCAGAATTTAAAACGCCAGCACTATTTAAATTGAGAACCAGCACGTGGCCCCTTAGCTTGTAGTTGCACTTGAGAGTGATTTTTGAAAGCTGCACATGGAAGCCAGTCGCATAGTGGCCAGACTTGAAGAGAGAGCTAAAAGCCATTTATATCGCATTTAATTTGCTCAACAAGCAGTTTATTTCGTGCAGCTTACGTGCTGTTGAGTATCTTAGCTTGGCTAAGACCATATGTTGTCAGGTTGCGCAGTGCCACTTGAACGTCCAGATTAGGCGGCACACGTTGGGCAATCCGCAGCTTGCCCACCCGAAAAGGATCCAAGGCGCCCACGCCGCGCAGACCAGGCACACCTGCAAATAAATCGTGATTGCAGCAAGACTGCAATGGCAATTTATTGTCTGGACTTACCATTCTGCCAGTGCTGGAACATATTCTCAATTAATTCACTTAAGCAGGCGTTATTCTCTGAATCCTTTAGAGAGCATGGTTTGACAAAGTCAGCtgaaagaaataatttttatgaacTCAATATAAAATTCCAGCTAAGTTCACTTACGTTGTTCCTCAAGATATGGATGCTGGGCCCTTAGCACAACAAACCAGAAAGATGAGCTCAATAAGAGAAACCGCAGGGCAAATGCTGTCATTGCAACTACTTCAGTTGACTGCTCACTGTACACTGGACAACTATAAACTCAACTGATCGTAAATAGCTTTGGCTATGGCTATGGCTATGACTTTGCTAAATTAAGCCTTGACATCAGTCACAGTCGCAACTCATGTAACCAGTGTGAGGGTTAATCAACTCGGCAACCGCAGACCTTGAATTTGTCGGCAAGTAAAACTTATGTTAAAGTCGTATGCTTAGTGCATATGTCATTTTATATCGGCATCAACTAAAATTTCATCTGTCTGGCAAGTTTACGAATAAAGTGGGTATATTTCAGTCCATCATTGTATTAcagtttcttattttttaattagttcTTAAGTAGAACTTGTTAACACCAAACTAAGAAAACAATGTTTTACGCTTGTTTTGAAGGTCAATGAATAGAAAAGTGCCTGACGCCTATTAAGTTGCATATCAAGTATCAATAATATTGGTTAGAGAACATTCAATATATGAATAGTAACTGAACGAGCAAACTAAAGTTGAAAAACTGgttaattaaatcaaagatgcaaatttcaaagagagaatgtttttttttctcactTTCTTCATTTTAAATCTAATATAGCAAAATTGCTGCCAGTTTTTAGCACATACAGATTCTGACAGTCAAGTCAGATTAAAGTCACAAGCTTCAAATTAACTTGAAAGTGTTCTGATCATCTTCTTCACAATGGCAGTTCAAGCTTGCAAATACTTGACCGAACAACGTAAGCCTGGATTTATCAATTGTTGGCATTATTTAAACATACAACACATACCTTATTTTAGCTGATGACGTGGTACCCTGCTCCTTAGAAGATCCTGACTTTACGGAGATCCTCACTAAAAATCTTCAgactatatttattaactgGAGTGATGGATTACCTGGTTCTGATATAGTCGGACCGGTGGATCCATTCTGTATAAAGGAATTAAATCTGAAAAGAATCTCATCACCAGATGACAGCGAACAAATAAACCTTAATACGGACTTGAAAAATATCGTTGTCAAAGGCGCGAGACGAGCAACACTTAGTAATCTCgagtaaatacaaaaagatATTCATTACTGATCGGAATGTTTATTCAATGAAGAATCTTTTCAGATATGATCCCGCCAAATATGAAGTCAAAGTTACATATGAAATTCCCAGTTTAAGCATTGATTTGGACTACAAGATTAAAGGAACTTCGAATTCAGTAATTCTAGACGAAGAGGGCAAGGGTCAATTAGAAGTTGGTAagatacttaaaatattattgatcCATCATAATTTATATCCCTAGCTTACTACTGACTAACAGGATACGTTGCTTTGAGCTTTGAAGTAATACTTAAACCAAGAGTCAAAGACGAAGATACGTTTCTAGATGTGGTGAAAGTCGAAGCTAGTTTTGGCAATGTCGAGGACCTTAAAATCAAACTGGATGACTTGTTTGGAGACGATCAAGAACGCAAGAAAGATGCTCATGCATTTTTACATAGAAACTGGGAAGATATTTTCGAGAATTTTCAACCCCTCTTTGACTATGTCGCTCGAACGATGTTAGCAGATCGTGCAAAGAAGATCTTAAGCTACATTCCAGCGAATTTTATAATATCGGATATTCGCTAAGTTAacatgtaaaaataaaatgaataatgaataaacGTATGTTTACACTATAgatttatcaaataaaataaaaaaaatcattcgTTTCTTTGCCTTTGTCGATTATAGCGAAAACAGATAATAAACACACCGTTAACTATGAAGATATTTCTTTTGAAGACAAACATATTTATGATGACAGATATTCagaaatatgtacataattaaaaagaattcgTTGACTGCAACTAAAATCGAATATAACGCAACAATTCCAGACTGAATTTAACAGTCAAACAAACGAAACGTTGTTAGACTACATTTGATATTGATTTTCTGGGAATTGTGCTAATTTCAAAATGACAACACAAACCGGAAAATACTTCATCACGAAACTTAAGCTTAATTTGAAACTATATTCATTAACAGCAGATATTGGTTACATATATCTAATAAAGTCGAATCCATTGATCAATTTACTAAGAAGCTTTAAACTAGCCAAGAGATCAGAATATCAAAACAGACTTGAAGAATATTGTTATCAAAGGCAATAAAAGTTAAGCAATTACATTAAGGACTAGGTGAGAATCGCAAGACcataattaagaatatataaatatttattaagggAAGCTTTCAATTATAATCCTAATAAACAAagcttaaaaatatgtatacatatattcaaaccaatattgttttctattttcttcaACTGCACACCGCAAGATAAATCTACTAATAAAACGACCAAAGTGATGCAAATTGAAACCTGAATTTGTATAACCCATTGTTTATATATCTTTGAAAACACATAATTTGCGTATCCAGTTTATTGCATCTCAAGTTCACTGAAAGTAGTACAAAAACagcaagtttttattttaaatatataatattttggcAGTGAAAGCAAAATGAACCTGTcatgcatttaattataattaatttcaattttttgttctgcgaaatgtgcaaatttttgttgtcttcGCTTGATCGATCAACGTAAgcagcatttaaatattgaatgtcTGATTCcaatttttctaatttaaattataatgatTTCCTGGAGCTAAATTACAGCCACCTTCATTAGAATTCTTGTCAAAGGCATAATTGGAAAACTGTCATTAAgcccaaataaatattgcaaattaatggaataatgaatgaaaagagattaatttttattttacatctAAGAAACACTTCTAAGAAGAGCACCCTATATAATTATAGAATTTCTGTTTAAAACAAACATGTTTTCAATTATGCTAACtcagttaaataaaatcagctcatttaagtattttgctTTGCATCAGCTGCACATTTTTGTCAGATCAATTTAGGAAGTCAACCGGAACCGACGTAGCTCAATTCAGCTTATCTCAATATGAAAGCTCATTTATTGGAAATTTTGATACTCTTAATTGGATTCACATACATCCATGCAGGAAACTTCTTGACCGAGAAACGTAAGCAAAATCTTACGATAACAAAAATGCATATTGAAATtctgaaattcaatttcagcTGATGTCCTCGAATCCTGCTCCTTCGATGGTCCGAAACTCAAGGAATGTTTAATTAGTAACCTTCAAGTGATCTTCATTAACTGGACTCATGGGCTGCCAGGTTCAAACATCATTGGTCCCGTGGATCCGTTCACCATAAAACGATTGATTTTATCTAGATCATCTCCGAGTGATGACAGCAATCCCGTAAATGTCGACACAGATGTGCGAAATGTTCTTGTCAGCGGTGTTAGCCAGGCAAAAATCGTGGATGCaaggtaaatatttaaatatcattatcAGAGAActattaacaataatattaatataatttcagtTATCTTCCAAAGAACAATAAAACCGAAGTTCTTCTCTGGATTCCGAAGATAAACATTGATTTCGACTATAGTGTTAAGGGCAATGTTGGCGGCCGAAAACTTGATGATCATAGCAAGGGTCATGTAAAAATAGGTAATGAAATATCTGCTctttaaaaaaacaattgattgTAAGCTCTAACTTATCCACAGAAAAACTGTTGATCGCTTTTGATGTTGACATAGCATCCCTAGTCACACCCAAAGGTAACTTTATCGATGTGCAACATGTCAGCGTAAGTTTCAGAGAAATCGGGAAACTGAAATTCAAagtgaataaattatttggaGGCGACAAATATCTAGAAAAATTAACCCatgattttattaatgaaaactGGGTTGAATTCTACATAAGCTGGAGGCCAATCATCGAATATGTCATCGAGACGATGGTTTTTCTACGCtcaagaaaaatatttagttatataCCAGCAGAATATCTGATTGATAACTATGCATTGCTCGAATCG
It encodes:
- the LOC127565821 gene encoding circadian clock-controlled protein daywake-like; the protein is MTAFALRFLLLSSSFWFVVLRAQHPYLEEQPDFVKPCSLKDSENNACLSELIENMFQHWQNGVPGLRGVGALDPFRVGKLRIAQRVPPNLDVQVALRNLTTYGLSQAKILNSTSLFKSGHYATGFHVQLSKITLKCNYKLRGHVLVLNLNSAGVLNSEIDNLEFFLGMKMKPIQLQDLTFMNVTAIKTDVKRVDKVRINLTNLFGGNRELEDSANQLFNENWRVLYDVLRPVLTQTFDTVLLDRFSKIFQYVPAKYLYQGFD
- the LOC127565822 gene encoding uncharacterized protein LOC127565822: MAVQACKYLTEQPDDVVPCSLEDPDFTEILTKNLQTIFINWSDGLPGSDIVGPVDPFCIKELNLKRISSPDDSEQINLNTDLKNIVVKGARRATLSNLEYDPAKYEVKVTYEIPSLSIDLDYKIKGTSNSVILDEEGKGQLEVGYVALSFEVILKPRVKDEDTFLDVVKVEASFGNVEDLKIKLDDLFGDDQERKKDAHAFLHRNWEDIFENFQPLFDYVARTMLADRAKKILSYIPANFIISDIR
- the LOC127565977 gene encoding protein takeout-like, with protein sequence MKAHLLEILILLIGFTYIHAGNFLTEKPDVLESCSFDGPKLKECLISNLQVIFINWTHGLPGSNIIGPVDPFTIKRLILSRSSPSDDSNPVNVDTDVRNVLVSGVSQAKIVDASYLPKNNKTEVLLWIPKINIDFDYSVKGNVGGRKLDDHSKGHVKIEKLLIAFDVDIASLVTPKGNFIDVQHVSVSFREIGKLKFKVNKLFGGDKYLEKLTHDFINENWVEFYISWRPIIEYVIETMVFLRSRKIFSYIPAEYLIDNYALLESL